Proteins found in one Methylobacterium sp. CB376 genomic segment:
- a CDS encoding DMT family transporter, translating into MAAPVVLPERPLRGDAARPASSGRPYLGIGLKVLSALAFTLMSAGVKGLSDRHFPTGEIVFFRSAFAILPLVIWLRWQGSVVEAVRTRNLRGHVLRSLIGACGMFAGFAGLSFLPLSDSIAIGYASPLLVVVLAALVLRERVQGYRWAAVLVGFLGVLIMLAPHLEFGAGGAAGSIGALFACLAAVCAAAATIQVRRLTMTERTGAIVLYFFLFTSLLGLSTLVLGWSLPSLPEFGLFVLVGVLGGIGQILLTESYRHGDASLVAPFEYTTMLWSLLIGWFVFGQLPQPAVALGGSIVAAAGVYTVWRERRVALERAREAAGGARAA; encoded by the coding sequence ATGGCAGCCCCCGTCGTCCTCCCCGAGCGCCCGCTGCGCGGGGATGCCGCGCGCCCCGCCTCGTCCGGCCGGCCCTATCTCGGGATCGGCCTCAAGGTGCTGTCGGCGCTCGCCTTCACGCTGATGTCGGCGGGGGTGAAGGGCCTCTCGGACCGGCACTTCCCGACCGGCGAGATCGTGTTCTTCCGCTCGGCCTTCGCGATCCTGCCGCTCGTGATCTGGCTGCGCTGGCAGGGGAGCGTGGTCGAGGCGGTGCGCACCCGCAACCTGCGCGGCCACGTCCTGCGCAGCCTGATCGGCGCCTGCGGGATGTTCGCGGGCTTCGCCGGCCTGTCCTTCCTGCCGCTCTCCGATTCGATCGCGATCGGCTACGCCTCGCCGCTCCTGGTGGTGGTGCTGGCGGCCCTGGTGCTGCGCGAGCGGGTCCAGGGCTATCGCTGGGCGGCGGTGCTGGTGGGCTTCCTCGGCGTGCTGATCATGCTGGCGCCGCACCTCGAATTCGGGGCCGGCGGGGCCGCGGGCTCGATCGGGGCCCTGTTCGCCTGCCTGGCGGCGGTCTGCGCCGCGGCGGCGACGATCCAGGTCCGGCGCCTGACCATGACCGAGCGCACGGGCGCGATCGTCCTCTACTTCTTCCTGTTCACCTCGCTGCTCGGCCTCTCGACGCTGGTCCTCGGCTGGAGCCTGCCGAGCCTGCCCGAATTCGGCCTCTTCGTCCTCGTCGGCGTGCTGGGCGGCATCGGCCAGATCCTGCTCACCGAGAGCTACCGCCACGGCGACGCCTCGCTGGTGGCGCCCTTCGAGTACACCACCATGCTGTGGTCGCTGCTGATCGGCTGGTTCGTGTTCGGGCAATTGCCGCAGCCGGCGGTGGCGCTCGGCGGCAGCATCGTGGCGGCGGCCGGCGTCTACACGGTGTGGCGCGAGCGCAGGGTCGCGCTGGAGCGCGCCCGCGAGGCGGCCGGCGGCGCCCGCGCGGCCTGA
- a CDS encoding MucR family transcriptional regulator: MTSDPSADQAGLVNLAADIVSAYVANNSVPLGDLGGLIVSVHKSLATIVSPPPPEPAKPVPPIPIRKTVTPDAIISLEDGKPYKSLKRHLSGRGLTPEQYREKWGLPPDYPMVAATYAAQRSELAKSLGLGQLRRERAARKPEPAQPPRKRGRPRKAT, translated from the coding sequence ATGACCAGCGACCCATCGGCGGACCAGGCGGGCCTGGTCAATCTCGCGGCCGATATCGTGTCGGCGTATGTGGCGAACAATTCGGTGCCGCTGGGAGATCTCGGCGGGCTGATCGTGTCGGTGCACAAGTCCCTGGCGACGATCGTGTCGCCGCCGCCGCCGGAGCCGGCCAAGCCGGTGCCGCCGATCCCGATCAGGAAGACGGTGACGCCGGACGCGATCATCTCGCTGGAGGACGGCAAGCCCTACAAGTCGCTGAAGCGGCACCTGTCCGGGCGCGGGCTCACCCCCGAGCAGTACCGGGAGAAGTGGGGCCTGCCGCCGGACTACCCGATGGTGGCGGCGACCTACGCGGCCCAGCGCTCCGAACTCGCCAAGAGCCTCGGCCTCGGCCAGCTGCGCCGCGAGCGCGCGGCGCGCAAGCCCGAGCCGGCCCAGCCGCCCCGCAAGCGCGGGCGCCCGCGCAAGGCGACCTGA
- a CDS encoding UDP-2,3-diacylglucosamine diphosphatase, whose product MAAIDRKETDVADDADALRVRSLFLSDIHLGTKGCQAELLLDFLREVDADEIYLVGDIVDGWKLKSGWYWPQAHNDVVQKLLRKVRKGSRLIYVPGNHDEFLRDFLDLHFGGIEVHDQILHEGADGKRYLVIHGDQFDLVVRHAKWLALLGDGAYTAALFVNTHLNWARRRLGLTYWSLSAWAKLKVKNAVNFIGRFEELLAAEARRAGADGVICGHIHHAANREIEGLRYLNTGDWVESCTAIVEHYDGRMEVIRFAEMRAEASGARRVLPRPEPVAAVEPLSVPRQAAERTSSNARALA is encoded by the coding sequence ATGGCGGCCATCGACCGCAAGGAGACGGATGTGGCCGACGACGCCGATGCGCTGCGTGTCCGCTCGCTCTTCCTGTCCGATATCCATCTCGGCACGAAGGGCTGTCAAGCGGAACTCTTGCTCGATTTCCTGCGGGAGGTCGACGCCGACGAGATCTATCTGGTCGGCGACATCGTCGACGGCTGGAAGCTGAAATCCGGCTGGTACTGGCCGCAGGCCCACAACGACGTCGTGCAGAAGCTCCTGCGCAAGGTGCGCAAGGGCTCCCGGCTGATCTACGTGCCGGGCAATCACGACGAGTTCCTGCGCGACTTCCTCGACCTGCATTTCGGCGGCATCGAGGTCCACGACCAGATCCTGCACGAGGGTGCCGACGGCAAGCGCTACCTCGTCATCCACGGCGACCAGTTCGACCTCGTCGTCCGGCACGCCAAGTGGCTCGCCCTGCTCGGGGACGGCGCCTACACGGCGGCCCTGTTCGTCAACACGCACCTGAACTGGGCGCGCCGGCGCCTCGGCCTGACCTACTGGTCTCTCTCGGCCTGGGCCAAGCTCAAGGTGAAGAACGCCGTCAACTTCATCGGCCGCTTCGAGGAGCTGCTGGCGGCGGAGGCCAGGCGCGCGGGCGCCGACGGGGTGATCTGCGGCCACATCCACCACGCGGCCAACCGCGAGATCGAGGGCCTGCGCTACCTCAATACCGGCGACTGGGTCGAATCCTGCACGGCGATCGTCGAGCATTACGACGGCCGCATGGAGGTGATCCGCTTCGCCGAGATGCGGGCCGAGGCGAGCGGCGCGCGGCGGGTCCTGCCCCGGCCCGAGCCGGTCGCGGCGGTCGAGCCCCTGTCGGTCCCCCGGCAAGCCGCCGAGCGGACCTCGTCCAACGCGCGGGCCTTGGCGTGA
- a CDS encoding helix-turn-helix domain-containing protein, which produces MGVERGRERAKDLMTGAQVLSGQLGKTIQRLRKAYNLSLSELAEQSGVAKSIISQIERNETNPTLATIWRLSQALDVSIERVLATGDEEPFIEKSSRADTPILVSEDGKVRLAITGWIKTVEWLQWYDLTAEPGGELDSDAHQRGSVECLSVLEGEFEVDVAGSLQRAKAGETLRYRCDRPHTVRCVGDRPGRATMVVIMKAAVME; this is translated from the coding sequence ATGGGCGTCGAGCGGGGACGAGAGCGGGCCAAGGACCTGATGACGGGCGCCCAGGTCCTTTCGGGGCAGCTCGGCAAGACGATCCAGCGCCTGCGCAAGGCCTACAATCTGTCGCTGTCCGAACTCGCCGAACAGTCGGGCGTCGCGAAGTCGATCATCAGCCAGATCGAGCGCAACGAGACCAACCCGACCCTGGCCACGATCTGGCGCCTCAGCCAGGCGCTCGACGTCTCGATCGAGCGGGTGCTGGCGACGGGGGACGAGGAACCGTTCATCGAGAAGTCGTCCCGGGCCGACACGCCGATCCTGGTCTCGGAGGACGGCAAGGTGCGGCTCGCCATCACCGGCTGGATCAAGACGGTGGAATGGCTGCAATGGTACGACCTCACCGCGGAGCCGGGCGGGGAGCTCGATTCGGACGCCCACCAGCGCGGCTCGGTCGAGTGCCTCTCGGTGCTGGAGGGCGAGTTCGAGGTCGACGTGGCGGGGAGCCTGCAGCGGGCCAAGGCCGGAGAGACGCTGCGCTACCGCTGCGACCGGCCGCACACGGTGCGCTGCGTCGGCGACCGGCCCGGGCGGGCCACGATGGTGGTGATCATGAAGGCCGCCGTGATGGAGTAG
- the thiE gene encoding thiamine phosphate synthase encodes MRPVGMDGTVPVDLRLYGILDVGVSGGDPALLARMAGAAAAGGCTLLQYREKAIPNARESLARLRAIRAALSGSGVPLLVNDRVDLALAAGAEGVHLGQEDLHPAEARRLLGPGAIIGLTVKTGTQADELYRLPVDYACIGGVFATASKRNPDPPVGLEGLARIAFRARLARGGLPIGAIAGIDSGNAASVIGAGADGIALISALFGAPDEVEARARALRQLVDRALAARGAA; translated from the coding sequence ATGCGCCCCGTGGGCATGGATGGCACCGTTCCGGTCGACCTGCGGCTCTACGGCATCCTCGACGTCGGGGTGAGCGGCGGCGATCCCGCGCTGCTCGCGCGCATGGCCGGCGCGGCCGCGGCGGGCGGCTGCACCCTGCTCCAGTACCGCGAGAAGGCGATCCCGAACGCCCGCGAGAGCCTCGCCCGCCTGCGGGCGATCCGGGCGGCCCTGTCGGGCAGCGGCGTGCCGCTCCTCGTCAACGACCGAGTCGACCTCGCGCTGGCGGCCGGGGCCGAGGGCGTGCATCTCGGCCAGGAGGACCTGCACCCGGCCGAGGCCCGCCGGCTGCTCGGGCCCGGGGCGATCATCGGCCTCACCGTCAAGACCGGCACCCAGGCGGACGAACTCTACCGCCTGCCGGTGGACTACGCCTGCATCGGCGGCGTCTTCGCGACCGCGAGCAAGCGCAACCCGGACCCGCCGGTGGGGCTGGAAGGCCTCGCGCGCATCGCCTTCCGGGCCCGGCTCGCCCGGGGCGGCCTGCCGATCGGGGCGATCGCCGGGATCGATTCCGGCAACGCCGCCTCGGTGATCGGCGCGGGGGCGGACGGCATCGCGCTGATCTCGGCCCTGTTCGGCGCTCCCGACGAGGTCGAGGCGCGGGCGCGCGCGCTGCGCCAGCTGGTCGATCGGGCGCTCGCGGCGCGGGGGGCGGCGTGA
- the thiD gene encoding bifunctional hydroxymethylpyrimidine kinase/phosphomethylpyrimidine kinase — MTPIAVTVAGSDSGGGAGIQADLKTFSALGVYGASVVTALTAQNTLGVQAVHEVPGDFVARQIASVFGDLAVGAVKIGMLAREPVIAAVAEGLAAHAAGIPVVLDPVMVATSGDRLLAADAVASLRDRLIPRASVLTPNLPEAAILLGEPLAADEAAMLAQGRRLLALGPGAVLMKGGHGAGEESTDLLVGPGEDVLRLTGPRLATRHTHGTGCTLSAALAAGLARGLPLPDAARAAKAYLAAALAAAERLAVGRGHGPVHHFHALW, encoded by the coding sequence GTGACCCCGATCGCCGTCACCGTCGCGGGCTCGGATTCCGGCGGCGGGGCCGGGATCCAGGCGGATCTCAAGACCTTCTCGGCGCTCGGCGTCTACGGGGCCAGCGTCGTCACGGCCCTGACCGCCCAGAACACCCTCGGGGTCCAGGCGGTCCATGAGGTGCCGGGCGACTTCGTGGCGCGCCAGATCGCCAGCGTCTTCGGTGACCTCGCGGTGGGCGCGGTGAAGATCGGCATGCTGGCGCGGGAGCCGGTGATCGCCGCGGTGGCCGAGGGGCTGGCGGCGCACGCGGCCGGCATCCCGGTGGTGCTCGACCCCGTGATGGTGGCGACGAGCGGCGACCGCCTCCTCGCCGCGGACGCGGTCGCCTCCCTGCGCGATCGCCTGATCCCGCGGGCGAGCGTGCTGACGCCGAACCTGCCCGAGGCGGCCATCCTCCTCGGCGAGCCGCTGGCCGCCGACGAGGCCGCGATGCTGGCGCAGGGGCGCCGCCTCCTCGCCCTCGGCCCGGGCGCGGTGCTGATGAAGGGCGGCCACGGCGCGGGCGAGGAGAGCACCGACCTCCTGGTCGGGCCGGGGGAGGACGTCCTGCGCCTGACCGGCCCGCGGCTGGCGACGCGGCACACGCACGGGACCGGCTGCACGCTCTCGGCCGCGCTCGCGGCCGGCCTCGCGCGCGGGCTGCCCCTGCCGGACGCCGCGCGGGCGGCGAAGGCCTACCTCGCGGCCGCGCTCGCGGCGGCCGAGCGGCTCGCCGTCGGCCGGGGCCACGGGCCGGTCCACCACTTCCACGCCCTCTGGTAG
- a CDS encoding glycosyltransferase family 4 protein: MRLLIATDAWHPQVNGVVRSLEQMAKAGPGLGVSPSFVTPLLFRSVPLPGYREIRLSLVTSRSIAPHWRAFGPTHVHIATEGPIGLAVRRLCLSERRPFTTSYHTRFPEYLAARLPVPPALSYAWLRRFHNAASGTMVSTPSLERDLADRGFRNLMRWTRGVDTELFRPRAAPEPEALRGLPRPLFLFVGRLAVEKNVAAFLSLDLPGTKVLVGDGPDRARLQAEHPGARFLGTLTGEALARAYAAADAFVFPSLTDTFGIVLLEALASGLPIAAYPVTGPLDVVGETRVGVLDRDLRQAALGALQIPRERCRAEALRYTWAESARQFYRNIEVAHAKGPADRRAKGPADRRAKGPAGGRATRTAPLAADPGSRPREG, encoded by the coding sequence GTGAGGCTGCTCATCGCGACGGATGCGTGGCATCCGCAGGTCAACGGCGTCGTGCGCTCCCTGGAGCAGATGGCCAAGGCCGGGCCCGGCCTCGGCGTCTCGCCGAGCTTCGTCACGCCGCTGCTGTTCCGGTCGGTCCCGCTGCCCGGCTACCGCGAGATCCGCCTCTCGCTGGTGACGTCCCGGAGCATCGCGCCCCATTGGCGCGCCTTCGGCCCCACCCACGTGCACATCGCCACCGAGGGGCCGATCGGGCTCGCCGTGCGCCGCCTCTGCCTCTCCGAGCGCAGGCCGTTCACCACGAGCTACCACACGCGCTTTCCGGAATACCTCGCGGCGCGCCTGCCGGTCCCGCCCGCGCTGAGCTACGCGTGGCTGCGCCGCTTCCACAACGCGGCGAGCGGCACGATGGTGAGCACGCCGTCCCTGGAGCGCGACCTCGCGGATCGCGGCTTCCGCAACCTGATGCGGTGGACCCGGGGCGTCGACACCGAGCTGTTCCGCCCCCGCGCCGCGCCGGAGCCCGAGGCCCTGCGCGGGCTGCCCCGGCCGCTCTTCCTGTTCGTCGGCCGACTCGCGGTCGAGAAGAACGTCGCGGCCTTCCTGTCCCTCGACCTGCCCGGCACCAAGGTGCTGGTGGGCGACGGGCCGGACCGGGCCCGGCTCCAGGCGGAGCACCCGGGCGCGCGGTTCCTCGGCACGCTCACCGGCGAGGCGCTGGCCCGGGCCTACGCGGCGGCGGACGCCTTCGTGTTCCCGAGCCTCACCGACACGTTCGGGATCGTGTTGCTGGAAGCCCTGGCGAGCGGCCTGCCGATCGCCGCCTACCCGGTGACTGGCCCCCTCGACGTGGTGGGCGAGACCCGCGTCGGCGTCCTCGACCGCGACCTCCGGCAGGCGGCCCTCGGCGCCCTGCAGATCCCGCGCGAGCGCTGCCGGGCCGAGGCCCTGCGCTACACCTGGGCCGAGAGCGCGAGGCAGTTCTACCGCAACATCGAGGTCGCCCACGCCAAGGGCCCGGCCGACCGGCGCGCGAAGGGCCCGGCCGACCGGCGCGCGAAGGGCCCGGCCGGCGGGCGCGCGACGCGCACGGCCCCCCTCGCCGCGGATCCGGGCTCCCGCCCGCGCGAGGGCTGA
- a CDS encoding DUF2147 domain-containing protein, which produces MMKPLSRGLAALGLFVPTAVLAAPKDPSGVWLTEDGRARIRVEKCLTRSDRVCGYVVWLKTPLNDQGQPRIDFKNTDPKKRNRPSLGHQLIMGLKPNADDHYEGQIYNSEDGKNYDVAIWVDDPSELTVRGCLLGFLCGSQTWKKTADVAPGQLTGPTNGAGGPRADAEWTPKPPAPKPSAAAPAGTPSAARPEPSAKP; this is translated from the coding sequence ATGATGAAGCCCTTGAGCCGGGGCCTTGCCGCCCTCGGCCTCTTCGTCCCCACGGCGGTCCTCGCCGCGCCGAAAGATCCGAGCGGCGTCTGGCTGACCGAGGACGGCCGGGCCCGGATCCGGGTCGAGAAGTGCCTCACCCGCAGCGACCGGGTCTGCGGCTACGTGGTCTGGTTGAAGACCCCGCTCAACGACCAGGGCCAGCCGCGCATCGACTTCAAGAACACCGATCCGAAGAAGCGCAACCGCCCCTCCCTCGGGCACCAGCTGATCATGGGCCTCAAGCCCAATGCCGACGACCATTACGAGGGTCAGATCTACAATTCGGAGGACGGAAAGAACTACGACGTCGCGATCTGGGTGGACGATCCGTCCGAGCTGACCGTGCGCGGCTGCCTGCTCGGCTTCCTGTGCGGCTCGCAGACCTGGAAGAAGACCGCCGACGTTGCGCCCGGCCAGCTCACCGGCCCGACCAACGGCGCGGGCGGCCCGCGCGCCGACGCGGAGTGGACGCCCAAGCCGCCGGCCCCGAAGCCGTCCGCGGCCGCGCCCGCCGGGACGCCCTCGGCCGCTCGGCCGGAGCCCTCGGCCAAGCCCTGA